Proteins encoded in a region of the Hippocampus zosterae strain Florida chromosome 11, ASM2543408v3, whole genome shotgun sequence genome:
- the LOC127610013 gene encoding ankyrin-3-like isoform X26, with protein sequence MDEELDSPAELEKKRICRIVSRDFPQYFAVVSRIKQESNHMGPDGGVLSSSTVTMVQASFPQGALTKKIRVGLQAQPVPDDLVRAVLGNRATFSPIVTVEPRRRKFHKPITMTIPVPPRQAEGHPIGRRGDAAPCLRLLCSITGGTSPAQWEDITGTTPLSFVTDCVSFTTNVSARFWLADCHQIPETVALASQLYRELICVPYLAKFVVFAKMNDPVEARLRCFCMTDDKVDKTLEQQENFEEVARSKDIEVLEGKPIHVDCYGNLSPLTKSGQQLVFNFYSFKENRLPFTVKMRDMGQEPCGRLSFLKEAKTSKGLPQTAICNLNITLPTHKKDMESDPDDENDRPERRHTFASLALRKRYSYLTDPAAKTPDRSPQRAQPSGYPHKSVFSTRSYQAWPPVPVAVPGQAKSGFGSLSSSSSNTPSASPLKSVWSINSGSPIKTNIPGSPASSVKSVSDMVSPIRSYRTISSPIKTVVQHAQYPGQVSHSPLASPVKSASDSASMKGLAALSARTITAPTGGSPLLERTSKATTPPTSPKSSLSMFSSPLSYKTVVGGSAVTGSSSSPIKTVPGLSSVRSFSSDVSGPARNLFSSLSSPLKSNTPQSAAVLINGTVSPAQYRSSSPTSLLASSLQERIQATTNAATTSVNAAFDEVEKTFNSCSAGYGTLKSLSSSASSSYQSIRSSASSSLYNSLRSPPNATTAGTSSTVTVPVYSVINVLPEPQFKKLPDVSKSTILSPRNTAPPEMNPKLQSSFARNLSPTKPPLLSSGLKSNATSALSSSQEILKDVADMKEDLIRMSAILQTDPNSNTSKGFQSGSAAKVEDEEPHRIVEKVKQDLVKVSQILTQDAGKESPARGTLDDIRFSKVPVEQPQSNWSYPPRYETVVPQAKAKTSQDRDFNLSKVADYLANDVGSSSFSKTQDTKHATNEGKREADGREKQKRVLKPTIAVQEQKLKMPPTSMRSSPSDRELGKVADALFGADTVLESPDDVYHEQDKSPLSDSGFETRSERTPSAPQSAEGTGPKAPFQDIPVPPVITETRTEVVHVIRSYEPPEDNKQPAMLEGNHIRYIGTESKGHANHAPSIKVAPDEDPMGKGIRLKEETHITTTTRMVYHKPSGNEAVSERCEETMSVHDIMKAFQSGKDPSRELAGLFEHKSEEVPQRLSDDVKPKVERIIEVHIEKGSKAEPTEVIIRETKNHSDNDTYYYPGNRQEDRETEELPAYFDSSKFNATMAPEESRPSSAQLMADESYKTLKLLSQQSVEYHEDESSELRGESYNFAEKMLLSENFDQSHPDTEERGRERSHFHSPDRGRNESRSVGPKTGYIFRSSRNLLDTSGRMAGTDDNYDTMTLVQHSSEPGSPKQSLWMRVSSDDTDRKEREQLMYEERVDRTVKEAEEKLCEVSQFFRDKTEQLNDELSSPEKKSRRPDFRESRSGPSSTQSSPERSVYRNGASGEEWSRERLRDKFSSNDRKCASLPSSPERRVLLQHNDSDSRRQGDGKVEGPKPFQMSSSKVSAVRLKFEQEAKKQDRGPQGVQSSNPPIRKLHESKLPVYQVFAGPNVPKAPDSPVSQRRGQESESKFSPLHQSYGKNQDDNKLFKTWENHGYGTYKPQAPILSHTLVHDSPKDDSNSDSQRQETTKKVIYTEFVVRESPNCNDGLKKNSESQIPVRKSSNFSDNRRSPSLKLDTSVEAHEKEGSHTPILVRNPVHSSFESNKSTCGSSGKSTDSDCSHSNITCNGVDSDQIEYLDHRTPALITEGFKDIKPLPVYVSIQVGKQYEKETATGQLGTYKKIVSHESRTVHETRGTFYTVKQKESPSPQGSPEDDTLEQVTFIDSSGKSPVTPETPSPEDVSLTSRMPDSVIGSMAGMPSPIPEESEEEDGKTFIYKAPTKEKPKQAASENHGKKQEAEKQKPKGEKKAPYIEFPPPPPLDTEQSDPEKRKSCASSETETEMMEVNLQEEHDKHFLAEPVIRVQPPSPVPPGANNSDSSDDESVFHPIPVKKYTFKMKEEGEKHSKHRKTEKNGNKESGINGVVKGEEADLEQNGNDQSITDCSIATTAEFSHDTDATEIDSLDGYDFQDEDDGLSEDPKTSSLSNDGKTADRLFGQSKLEVIAEEKCEDGKSNPSSSKSSGEEIDYTLEGSHPERFTDHYFRYQLEEELNSTFKTVATKGLNFDPWSTKGSDHEGVYDSKTKDEDPKPFGLSVEDKSQATTPDTTPARTPTDESTPTSEPNPFPFHEGKMFEMTRSGAIDMSKRDFVEERLQFFQIGEHSSDPLTGERGRGGKIPGVISSQSKTGERATVEGKVKVLDTATGGSTAPAAGAKCSPVHPGSDTGLAGTERPTREAVAETASSCTITASKVDPKLRTPIKMGIAASITVKKDSGDLTDFKAEMSEGQMVPEYISIEGQSTEGQSSKDAEAKSERRDYPSENCNNNNNLESSSIQANYIQCGSVVFNLQSSSEPTLQKASRIETLCCRDVEEKVERGQSSQVQLQSIPVKDSEVKLPRSRLPIKASGRSSHTQGTAIGKQKPKQTVKIETRKRGEPAIAKVEPRSRIPVKDIKKGNSTTAANSPHSLRVTSRPMRPLASERAAIKLPSRLPLKDRHQVSKASGEATSRQERHENPSDVCKRTIEYFKEISGETIKLVDRLSDEEKKKQTEQSEEDSTSRSTSLSDTSQPSQPSQPSRSSRSGRGSRAEAGAGAPTVGAKVATTDRASGSQRSRRSRRTGGKEGSQGLAGSRTPPIAEIKPSPQSPCERTDLRMAIVADHLGLSWTELAREMNFTVDEINHIRLENPNSLTAQSFMLLKKWVSREGKNATTDALTAVLTKVSRMDIVTLLEGPIFDYGNISGTRCFADDHAVFRDQADDYQNILAELHSPAALHSDPHFLMPELPVTPDPSPVHHQHHHYPRPDSRPQPLLWSPEIKSGSSAESPLRPCQLPLSLLAFDLPDPVPSKVQKPHIALNDRLLLSEEEDRSYRELEPSPTPKSVPALCELDISPARSTSSCSVSSVSSITPLTPDRAQIGDGAVLQVDIKSCQKEESKEKGKGDQRVAVEGNFFVENWVEEDWIKNLERKCEIVTKDVKSQLEADKNIFARQKGVAGVRIKMPGAGSAGDEIEAGTDKESIDETPQIEGNGEEVVRRGDRRKIADDGRGTRQPSDLTVQEWAEALWERQSTERGSNEEEDKTEEGSEEKEEDKEMTTEADRELEIVNRVERPEKDMCSLSGWQSDSSSVNAEPPTPGRSSDLPDVRESHDNSSDSVTSSSRGESGRSRQNGDKSKNSPQGGSSESMNGRKEEGRLVSEKKVQQQVSVDSGSEEEQTVTTRIFRRRLILKGEEAKNISGESVTEEHYLDQDGNLVSRKVIRKVIRRFSSSSTDNHGCHKDLQKSPTLQEDGLEKDGPSRNSRRVDERKPGDKKFHS encoded by the exons ATGGATGAAG aGTTGGACAGCCCCGCCGAGTTGGAGAAGAAGCGCATTTGCCGCATCGTGAGCAGAGACTTCCCGCAGTATTTCGCGGTGGTGTCGAGGATCAAGCAGGAATCCAACCACATGGGTCCCGATGGGGGGGTCCTGTCCAGTAGCACTGTGACCATGGTCCAAGCCTCCTTCCCCCAGGGGGCGCTGACCAAGAAGATTCGCGTCGGCCTGCAG GCTCAACCTGTTCCCGATGACTTGGTGAGGGCGGTCCTGGGGAACAGAGCCACCTTCAGCCCCATCGTCACCGTGGAGCCCAGGAGGAGGAAATTCCACAAGCCGATCACGATGACCATCCCCGTCCCGCCCCGCCAGGCGGAAGGCCACCCCATCGGCCGCCGGGGCGACGCGGCGCCTTGCCTGCGTTTGCTCTGCAGCATCACAG GAGGAACGTCCCCGGCCCAGTGGGAAGACATCACGGGCACCACGCCGCTTTCCTTTGTGACCGATTGCGTCTCCTTTACCACAAATGTTTCGGCCag GTTCTGGCTCGCAGACTGTCACCAGATTCCTGAGACGGTGGCTCTGGCGTCTCAGTTATACCGGGAGCTGATCTGCGTGCCGTACCTGGCCAAGTTTGTGGTGTTCGCCAAGATGAACGACCCGGTGGAGGCGCGCCTGCGCTGCTTCTGCATGACGGACGACAAAGTGGACAAGACCCTCGAGCAGCAGGAGAACTTTGAGGAAGTGGCCCGGAGTAAAGACATCGAG GTTCTGGAGGGCAAGCCCATCCATGTGGACTGCTATGGCAACTTGTCTCCACTGACCAAAAGTGGACAGCAGCTTGTATTTAATTTCTACTCCTTCAAGGAAAACAGACTTCCTTTCACCGTGAAG aTGAGAGATATGGGCCAAGAGCCCTGTGGCCGCCTGTCATTCCTGAAGGAAGCAAAAACCTCCAAAGGTCTTCCGCAGACCGCCATTTGCAATCTGAACATcacgctgcccacacacaagAAG GATATGGAGTCCGACCCCGACGATGAG aaTGACAGGCCAGAACGACGCCATACCTTTGCCTCCTTAGCTTTGCGTAAGCGCTACAGCTATTTGACCGACCCTGCGGCGA AAACACCCGATCGAAGTCCGCAAAGAGCACAGCCTTCTGGCTACCCTCACAAATCTGTCTTTTCAACGAGATCTTATCAGGCGTGGCCGCCTGTTCCTGTCGCCGTCCCTGGCCAAGCCAAGTCTGGGTTTGGCTCCCTCTCCAGCTCATCGTCCAACACACCTTCTGCCTCTCCACTAAAGTCTGTCTGGTCCATCAACTCTGGCTCCCCCATAAAGACAAATATCCCCGGATCCCCTGCCTCTTCCGTTAAGTCGGTTAGCGACATGGTCTCTCCCATCCGATCGTACAGAACCATCTCCTCGCCTATCAAAACAGTAGTCCAGCATGCTCAGTACCCGGGCCAGGTTTCCCATAGTCCTCTGGCATCGCCTGTAAAAAGTGCTTCAGACAGTGCATCTATGAAAGGACTTGCGGCGTTGTCAGCCAGGACTATAACTGCTCCGACAGGAGGAAGTCCTCTCCTTGAGAGGACATCAAAAGCCACGACGCCTCCAACATCTCCCAAATCTTCCCTTAGTATGTTCAGTTCCCCTCTCTCATACAAGACCGTTGTGGGTGGGTCCGCTGTTACGGGATCGTCTTCCTCCCCTATCAAAACTGTCCCCGGCCTCTCCTCTGTCCGTTCCTTTTCCTCAGACGTGTCGGGCCCCGCAAGGAACCTCTTCTCCTCACTGTCCTCGCCCCTCAAATCCAACACCCCACAAAGTGCTGCGGTGCTGATCAATGGAACAGTGTCGCCAGCACAGTACCGCTCCTCCTCTCCGACCTCCCTACTTGCCAGCAGTCTCCAAGAAAGAATACAAGCAACCACCAACGCCGCGACGACAAGCGTCAATGCGGCGTTTGATGAGGttgaaaaaacattcaattcttGCTCGGCTGGCTATGGCACTTTAAAGTCATTGTCCTCCTCCGCATCCTCATCATATCAGTCCATTCGGTCCTCAGCATCTAGTTCCCTTTACAACTCGCTACGGTCCCCTCCTAATGCCACCACTGCTGGAACGTCCAGCACCGTGACGGTCCCCGTGTATTCTGTTATCAATGTACTGCCAGAGCCCCAGTTTAAAAAGTTACCCGATGTGTCCAAGTCAACTATTCTGTCCCCACGTAACACCGCGCCACCTGAGATGAATCCTAAATTGCAGTCGTCCTTTGCCAGAAATCTTTCCCCTACCAAGCCTCCACTTCTCTCATCCGGTTTAAAATCAAACGCGACATCCGCATTGTCATCCAGCCAAGAAATTCTGAAAGACGTCGCTGATATGAAAGAGGACTTAATACgaatgtcagccattttgcagaCGGATCCAAATTCTAATACAAGTAAAGGATTTCAGTCTGGTTCCGCAGCCAAGGTTGAGGACGAAGAGCCGCACCGGATTGTGGAGAAAGTAAAACAAGATCTGGTAAAAGTGAGTCAAATCCTGACTCAAGACGCGGGCAAAGAGTCACCGGCAAGGGGGACCTTGGACGACATACGCTTCTCAAAAGTACCTGTTGAACAGCCACAAAGCAACTGGAGCTATCCCCCAAGATACGAGACGGTGGTTCCTCAAGCGAaagcaaaaacaagtcaagatCGAGATTTCAATCTTTCTAAAGTTGCCGACTACTTAGCTAATGATGTTGGGAGCAGTTCTTTCTCCAAAACGCAAGACACTAAACATGCAACAAATGAGGGCAAGAGAGAAGCGGATGGCAGGGAAAAGCAAAAACGCGTTCTGAAACCCACCATTGCAGTTCAAgagcaaaaactcaaaatgcctCCAACGAGCATGCGATCATCCCCTTCGGACCGAGAGCTAGGTAAAGTGGCCGATGCTCTTTTTGGAGCCGACACTGTGCTGGAATCCCCTGACGATGTATATCATGAACAGGACAAGAGTCCCCTCTCAGACAGTGGCTTTGAGACCAGAAGTGAAAGGACCCCTTCTGCCCCGCAGAGTGCTGAAGGCACAGGCCCAAAGGCGCCTTTCCAGGACATCCCCGTTCCTCCCGTCATCACTGAGACGAGGACTGAAGTTGTTCACGTCATCAGGAGCTATGAGCCCCCTGAGGATAACAAGCAACCCGCAATGCTGGAGGGAAATCACATCCGATACATTGGCACTGAGTCGAAAGGACATGCTAATCATGCTCCATCAATTAAAGTTGCCCCCGATGAGGATCCGATGGGTAAAGGCATACGGTTGAAGGAGGAAACTCACATCACTACTACCACCAGGATGGTGTACCACAAACCATCTGGCAATGAAGCTGTATCAGAGAGGTGTGAGGAAACCATGTCCGTTCATGACATCATGAAGGCCTTTCAATCAGGAAAGGACCCATCGAGGGAGCTTGCTGGACTCTTTGAGCACAAATCTGAGGAAGTACCACAGAGACTCTCTGACGACGTCAAACCAAAGGTTGAAAGAATAATTGAAGTGCACATTGAAAAGGGCAGTAAAGCAGAACCAACCGAAGTCATCATCAGAGAGACTAAAAACCATTCAGACAATGACACGTATTACTACCCGGGAAACAGACAAGAGGACAGGGAAACTGAGGAACTTCCCGCCTATTTTGACTCCTCCAAATTTAACGCCACCATGGCGCCCGAGGAAAGTCGCCCTAGTTCAGCCCAATTAATGGCAGATGAGTCTTATAAGACCTTGAAATTGCTTAGCCAGCAGTCTGTGGAATACCACGAGGATGAATCGTCCGAGTTAAGGGGAGAATCTTATAATTTTGCTGAGAAAATGTTATTGTCAGAGAATTTTGACCAATCCCATCCTGACACAGAGGAACGTGGTCGAGAAAGGTCTCACTTCCACTCACCAGACAGAGGTCGAAATGAGAGTAGGTCAGTAGGGCCAAAAACAGGATACATCTTTCGGTCGTCACGAAATTTGTTGGATACCTCAGGGAGAATGGCCGGTACTGATGATAACTATGACACAATGACACTTGTGCAGCATTCCTCTGAGCCCGGTAGTCCAAAGCAATCCCTTTGGATGCGTGTCTCATCAGATGACACAGACAGAAAGGAAAGAGAACAACTAATGTATGAGGAAAGAGTGGACAGAACCGTAAAAGAGGCAGAGGAAAAACTCTGTGAGGTATCTCAGTTCTTTAGAGATAAAACAGAGCAGCTCAATGATGAGCTCTCCTCTCCAGAGAAAAAATCTCGCAGGCCAGACTTTAGGGAATCACGATCTGGACCCAGTTCCACACAAAGCAGTCCAGAGCGATCAGTTTATAGAAACGGTGCAAGTGGGGAAGAGTGGAGCAGAGAAAGACTCAGAGACAAGTTCAGCTCTAATGATCGGAAATGTGCCAGTTTACCCAGTAGTCCGGAGAGGCGAGTACTGCTGCAGCATAATGATTCAGACTCTAGAAGGCAGGGAGACGGGAAAGTTGAAGGCCCAAAGCCTTTTCAGATGTCTTCTTCCAAAGTAAGCGCAGTGAGACTTAAGTTTGAACAAGAGGCTAAAAAACAAGACAGGGGTCCTCAGGGTGTCCAAAGTTCCAATCCTCCCATAAGGAAACTCCATGAAAGTAAACTCCCTGTGTACCAGGTATTTGCTGGTCCTAATGTTCCAAAAGCACCAGACAGTCCAGTCAGCCAGAGAAGAGGGCAAGAAAGCGAGTCCAAGTTTTCACCTTTGCATCAGTCCTATGGGAAAAATCAGGACGATAACAAGTTATTCAAAACATGGGAAAACCATGGGTATGGCACCTACAAACCCCAAGCCCCCATATTATCTCACACATTAGTCCATGATTCTCCAAAAGATGACAGCAATAGCGATTCACAAAGACAAGAAACTACCAAGAAAGTTATTTACACTGAATTCGTTGTACGAGAGAGTCCAAATTGCAATGACGGTCTAAAAAAAAACTCGGAATCTCAAATTCCTGTAAGAAAGTCGTCTAATTTTTCAGATAATCGCAGATCCCCATCTTTAAAATTAGACACCTCTGTTGAAGCACATGAAAAGGAAGGCTCTCACACGCCCATCCTAGTTCGAAACCCCGTACATAGTAGCTTTGAATCCAACAAATCTACTTGCGGATCGTCAGGGAAATCCACAGACTCCGACTGTAGCCACTCAAATATCACTTGTAACGGTGTTGACAGTGACCAAATAGAATATTTGGATCACAGAACTCCTGCACTTATCACAGAAGGTTTCAAAGATATCAAACCATTACCTGTGTATGTTAGCATTCAAGTAGGCAAGCAGTATGAGAAAGAAACGGCGACCGGGCAGCTTGGAACTTACAAAAAAATAGTAAGCCATGAGAGCAGGACAGTACATGAGACCAGGGGAACATTTTACACTGTCAAACAAAAGGAGTCGCCATCTCCTCAAGGTAGTCCAGAAGACGACACTCTAGAACAAGTAACATTCATAGACAGCTCTGGGAAGAGTCCTGTTACTCCCGAGACGCCAAGCCCGGAGGACGTTAGCCTGACCTCGAGAATGCCTGATTCTGTGATTGGCTCCATGGCTGGCATGCCTAGTCCAATCCCAGAGGAGTCGGAAGAGGAAGATGGTAAGACCTTCATCTACAAGGCGCCTACAAAAGAAAAACCCAAGCAAGCAGCTTCTGAGAATCACGGCAAAAAACAGGAAGCAGAGAAACAGAAGCCCAAAGGGGAGAAGAAAGCTCCTTATATCGAGTTTCCACCGCCTCCTCCTTTGGACACAGAGCAGTCAGACCCTGAGAAAAGAAAATCTTGCGCATCCTCTGAGACGGAGACGGAAATGATGGAAGTAAACCTCCAGGAGGAGCATGACAAGCACTTTTTAGCTGAGCCAGTCATCAGGGTCCAGCCTCCGTCACCCGTTCCTCCCGGAGCTAATAACAGTGACTCCAGTGACGACGAGTCTGTGTTCCATCCCATCCCTGTCAAAAAGTATACCTTTAaaatgaaagaggagggggagaaaCACTCAAAACACCGAAAAACGGAGAAGAATGGAAATAAAGAGTCTGGGATCAATGGTGTCGTGAAGGGGGAGGAAGCTGACTTGGAACAAAATGGGAATGACCAGTCGATTACCGACTGCTCCATTGCAACCACTGCTGAATTTTCCCATGACACAGATGCCACTGAGATTGACTCACTGGATGGTTACGATTTTCAGGACGAGGACGATGGACTGAGCGAAGACCCAAAAACATCCAGTCTATCCAATGATGGGAAAACAGCTGATCGCCTCTTTGGTCAGTCTAAGCTCGAAGTCATTGCGGAAGAGAAGTGTGAGGATGGGAAAAGCAATCCGTCTTCTTCGAAAAGCAGTGGGGAAGAAATAGATTACACCCTAGAGGGAAGTCATCCAGAAAGGTTCACAGACCATTACTTCCGCTACCAACTTGAAGAGGAGCTAAACTCAACCTTTAAAACCGTAGCCACAAAAGGCCTCAACTTTGACCCCTGGTCCACCAAAGGGAGTGATCATGAGGGAGTTTATGACTCCAAAACCAAAGATGAAGATCccaagccctttggtttatccGTGGAGGACAAATCACAGGCAACAACACCTGACACAACCCCTGCTCGAACACCAACTGATGAGAGTACACCAACTAGTGAGCCTAACCCCTTCCCTTTCCACGAAGGGAAGATGTTTGAGATGACCCGCAGTGGTGCTATTGACATGAGCAAGCGGGACTTTGTTGAAGAGAGGCTTCAGTTTTTTCAGATTGGTGAGCATTCCTCTGACCCTCTAACAGGGGAAAGGGGGAGAGGGGGCAAGATCCCGGGTGTAATTTCCTCTCAGTCAAAAACAGGGGAGAGGGCCACGGTCGAGGGCAAAGTGAAAGTTTTAGATACAGCCACAGGCGGCAGCACAGCACCAGCAGCAGGAGCGAAATGCAGCCCCGTGCACCCTGGCAGTGACACCGGCCTCGCTGGTACTGAGCGACCCACCCGTGAAGCCGTAGCCGAGACCGCCTCCTCATGCACAATCACGGCCTCCAAGGTTGATCCCAAATTGCGCACCCCTATTAAGATGGGCATAGCTGCCTCTATAACTGTGAAAAAAGACTCAGGGGATCTCACTGATTTTAAAGCTGAGATGTCAGAGGGCCAAATGGTGCCCGAATATATCAGCATAGAGGGTCAGAGTACAGAAGGCCAATCGAGCAAAGACGCAGAAGCCAAGTCAGAGAGAAGAGATTACCCATCTGAAAActgcaacaacaataataacctCGAATCCTCCAGTATTCAGGCCAACTACATTCAGTGTGGCAGTGTGGTGTTCAATCTGCAGTCCTCCTCTGAGCCCACACTTCAGAAAGCCAGCAGGATAGAAACATTGTGTTGCAGGGATGTAGAAGAAAAAGTAGAAAGAGGTCAGAGCAGTCAGGTGCAGCTGCAAAGCATACCGGTTAAAGACAGTGAGGTGAAGCTGCCCAGGTCCAGGCTACCAATAAAAGCATCAGGGCGGTCAAGTCACACCCAGGGAACAGCCATAGGCAAGCAGAAGCCCAAGCAAACGGTGAAAATCGAGACCAGAAAAAGAGGAGAGCCAGCCATTGCCAAAGTAGAACCACGGTCTAGAATACCAGTCAAGGATATTAAGAAGGGAAACTCCACAACCGCAGCTAACTCACCACATTCGCTTAGGGTTACCTCACGGCCAATGAGGCCATTAGCTAGTGAAAGAGCAGCCATCAAGTTGCCCTCGAGGTTACCACTCAAGGACAGACATCAGGTCAGTAAGGCATCGGGTGAGGCAACGTCAAGGCAGGAGAGACACGAGAACCCGAGCGATGTTTGTAAGCGCACCATTGAATACTTTAAAGAGATTAGCGGAGAGACGATAAAGTTGGTGGACCGCCTGTCAGACGAGgagaaaaagaagcaaacagAGCAGTCGGAGGAAGACAGCACCTCCCGGAGCACCTCCCTGTCAGACACCTCGCAGCCGTCCCAACCTTCCCAGCCCTCCCGCTCGTCCAGGTCTGGCCGAGGTTCGAGGGCTGAGGCCGGGGCCGGGGCCCCGACCGTAGGGGCAAAGGTGGCGACGACGGACAGGGCCTCTGGCAGTCAGAGGAGCAGAAGGAGTAGGCGGACTGGTGGGAAGGAGGGCAGTCAGGGACTCGCAGGGTCTCGAACACCTCCCATCGCAGAGATCAAGCCTA GTCCCCAAAGTCCTTGTGAGCGCACAGATTTGCGTATGGCCATTGTCGCAGATCACCTGGGACTCAGCTGGACAG AGCTGGCTCGGGAGATGAACTTCACGGTAGATGAGATTAACCACATTAGATTGGAGAACCCGAACTCTCTGACAGCACAGAGCTTCATGCTATTAAAGAAGTGGGTCAGCCGGGAAGGGAAAAATGCCACAA CGGATGCCTTGACTGCAGTGCTGACCAAAGTCAGTCGGATGGATATTGTGACTTTACTGGAGGGCCCAATTTTTGACTATGGTAACATTTCCGGCACGAGATGTTTTGCCGATGATCATGCGGTTTTCCGGGATCAGGCTGATG ATTACCAGAACATTCTAGCCGAGTTGCATTCCCCCGCCGCACTGCACTCCGACCCGCATTTCCTGATGCCCGAACTTCCTGTCACACCCGACCCTTCCCCTGTCCACCACCAGCATCACCATTACCCACGACCCGATTCCCGACCGCAGCCCCTGCTCTGGAGCCCTGAGATCAAATCCGGAAGCTCAGCCGAGAGTCCCCTTAGACCCTGTCAGCTTCCCCTGTCCcttttggcttttgacctcCCTGATCCTGTTCCATCCAAGGTGCAGAAGCCCCACATCGCCCTGAACGACCGGCTGCTCTTAAGCGAGGAGGAGGACAGATCTTACAGAGAACTGGAACCGAGCCCCACGCCCAAGTCTGTCCCCGCTCTGTGCGAGTTAGACATCAGCCCGGCCCGCTCCACATCCTCCTGTTCAGTTTCATCTGTATCGTCGATAACCCCTTTAACACCTGACAGAGCACAAATAGGAGATGGAGCTGTGCTACAAGTGGACATTAAAAGCTGCCAGAAGGAAGAGTCAAAAGAAAAGGGTAAGGGTGATCAGAGGGTTGCGGTAGAGGGGAACTTTTTTGTGGAAAACTGGGTAGAGGAGGACTGGATTAAAAACCTCGAGAGAAAATGTGAGATCGTGACAAAAGATGTCAAGAGTCAGCTGGAAGCggacaaaaacattttcgcCCGACAAAAGGGAGTGGCAGGAGTGCGGATTAAAATGCCGGGAGCTGGGTCTGCTGGAGATGAAATAGAGGCTGGAACTGACAAAGAGAGTATTGATGAAACACCACAGATAGAAGGGAACGGTGAAGAAGTGGTCCGCCGTGGGGACAGAAGAAAAATTGCCGATGATGGTCGAGGCACTCGCCAGCCAAGTGACTTGACCGTTCAGGAATGGGCTGAGGCCCTTTGGGAACGTCAGTCTACTGAGCGTGGATCTAATGAGGAGGAAGATAAGACTGAAGAAGGCtcagaggagaaggaggaggacaaGGAGATGACCACCGAGGCAGACCGAGAACTGGAGATTGTCAATCGCGTTGAACGGCCAGAAAAAGACATGTGCTCGCTTTCAGGTTGGCAGAGCGACTCATCCAGCGTCAACGCCGAGCCACCGACGCCGGGCCGCAGCTCGGATCTGCCGGACGTTCGGGAAAG CCACGACAACTCGAGCGATTCCGTCACTTCCTCGTCCAGAGGCGAATCGGGGAGGTCCCGGCAGAACGGCGACAAGTCTAAAAACTCACCTCAGGGCGGCTCGTCGGAGTCGATGAATGGCAGAAAGGAAGAGGGAAGGCTGGTGTCCGAGAAGAAAGTTCAG CAGCAGGTTAGTGTAGATTCCGGTTCGGAGGAAGAACAGACCGTAACCACCAGAATCTTCCGACGCCGGCTCATTTTGAAG GGCGAGGAAGCAAAAAACATATCCGGCGAGTCCGTGACCGAGGAACACTACTTGGACCAAGACGGTAACCTCGTCAGTAGAAAA GTCATCAGGAAGGTCATCCGCCGGTTCTCTAGCTCCTCGACAGACAACCACGGGTGCCACAAGGACCTTCAGAAAAGTCCCACCCTGCAGGAGGACGGACTTGAG AAAGATGGCCCGTCGAGGAATAGCAGGCGAGTGGACGAGAGGAAGCCCGGAGACAAAAAGTTTCACTCGTAG